In one Solanum dulcamara chromosome 1, daSolDulc1.2, whole genome shotgun sequence genomic region, the following are encoded:
- the LOC129883632 gene encoding 60S ribosomal protein L29-2-like has translation MAKSKNHTAHNQSYKAHRNGIKKPRKHRHSSTKGMDPKFLRNQRYARKHNKKSVESAEK, from the exons ATGGCCAAGTCGAAGAATCACACAGCTCACAATCAGTCGTATAAGGCACACAGGAATGGAATCAAGAAACCCAGAAAGCATCGTCACAGTTCAACCAAAGGG ATGGATCCCAAGTTTTTGAGGAACCAGAGGTATGCTAGGAAGCACAACAAGAAGAGTGTTGAATCTGCTGAAAAGTAA
- the LOC129883615 gene encoding ubiquitin-conjugating enzyme E2 32 translates to MAEDKYNLKNPAVKRILQEVKEMQSNPSDDFMSLPLEENIFEWQFAIRGPRDSEFEGGIYHGRIQLPAEFPFKPPSFMLLTPNGRFETQTKICLSISNHHPEHWQPSWSVRTALVALIAFMPTNPNGALGSLEYTKEERRVLAIKSRDVAPRYGTPERQKLIDEIHEYMLSKAPPVPQATSSPAPEEQNSNRESEVKESPENTSNEAAEERRPNPSVADTTTEERRELALDADPVQAPIEPPAVRPSEHRILHTPQQSIPRQADDRIFTWAAVGLTIAILALLLKKFMKANGHGAVFMDES, encoded by the exons ATGGCGGAGGACAAGTATAATCTGAAAAATCCGGCGGTGAAGAGAATCTTACAGGAGGTTAAAGAGATGCAATCAAACCCTTCCGATGATTTCATGAGCCTTCCTCTTGAG GAGAACATATTTGAATGGCAATTTGCAATTAGGGGTCCCCGAGATTCTGAGTTTGAAGGGGGGATTTATCATGGACGAATCCAGTTGCCTGCCGAATTTCCTTTCAAGCCTCCTTCTTTCATGCTTTTGACA CCAAATGGACGATTTGAAACCCAAACCAAGATTTGTTTGAGTATTTCTAATCATCATCCTGAGCACTGGCAACCATCATGGAGTG TTCGCACTGCGCTGGTAGCTCTGATCGCATTTATGCCTACCAACCCAAACGGTGCCCTTGGATCACTAGAATATACAAAGGAAGAAAGGCGTGTTTTAGCTATTAAATCTCGTGATGTGGCTCCAAGATATGGGACTCCTGAGCGCCAGAAGCTGATTGACGAG ATACATGAATACATGCTAAGCAAAGCACCCCCAGTTCCTCAAGCTACTTCCTCACCAGCTCCTGAAGAACAGAACAGTAATAGAGAGAGCGAGGTCAAGGAGAGTCCTGAGAACACCAGCAACGAGGCTGCTGAAGAAAGACGTCCTAATCCATCTGTTGCTGACACAACTACTGAAGAGAGACGTGAATTGGCTTTAGATGCTGATCCTGTACAGGCACCTATAGAGCCCCCTGCTGTACGGCCTAGTGAGCATCGGATATTGCATACACCTCAACAGAGCATTCCGAGGCAGGCTGATGACCGTATATTCACATGGGCAGCAGTTGGACTTACAATTGCAATACTTGCACTTCTGTTAAAGAAATTCATGAAAGCTAATGGCCACGGTGCTGTCTTCATGGATGAATCGTAA
- the LOC129890829 gene encoding UPF0481 protein At3g47200-like — MSQGKMKEDDISYANVKRNDHVLLDIVKEEEEDLVQSIDEKMKNISSFHRINRVPKELRKGSEYSYSPKLVSIGPFHHGVDNLKTMEEYKWCYLNTLVSRKTINTQTILENCVKTLRNLEDKARKCYGENTIDQIGSNEFVQMMLLDSGFLIEVFIKFALKGFRRRDDTLFSNYEKFYHLRCDLILFENQIPFFILHQMFHLVPIPKECTYSLIQLALLFFRKLIPGEGLVTIGKFGPNVHHLLDLIHHCYLPTSPQIHSNGTEKHMYNVLHLHDIGIKFKKAISDSVMNVRFTKDKVLEIPLLKLHNYSEILFKNMVAMEQCDTFKSGTKHVTSYVYLMKSLVRSADDASYLRQREILNSSLYNDEEIFQLMLRLHVEHFDVMDFYYSGLCEKVDGYKNKTKWKECCQKISYVYKKTAKRISC, encoded by the coding sequence ATGTCTCAAGGAAAGATGAAGGAAGACGATATATCTTACGCAAATGTCAAGAGAAATGATCATGTATTACTCGATATcgtgaaagaagaagaagaagatcttGTACAATCAATTGATGAAAAGATGAAAAATATCTCAAGTTTTCATCGTATCAACAGAGTTCCTAAAGAACTTAGAAAGGGAAGTGAATATAGTTACTCTCCTAAATTAGTCTcaataggtccttttcatcaTGGAGTTGATAATCTTAAAACCATGGAGGAATATAAGTGGTGTTATCTCAACACACTTGTTAGTAGAAAAACAATAAACACACAAACCATTTTAGAGAATTGTGTGAAAACACTTAGAAATTTAGAGGATAAAGCAAGAAAATGCTATGGTGAAAACACAATTGATCAAATAGGAAGTAATGAGTTTGTCCAAATGATGTTACTTGATAGTGGTTTTCTCATTGAGGTCTTTATCAAGTTTGCTCTAAAGGGTTTTCGACGTAGAGATGACACTCTCTTTAGCAACTACGAGAAGTTTTACCATCTGAGATGTGACTTGATTCTATTTGAAAACCAAATCCCATTTTTTATCCTTCACCAAATGTTTCACTTAGTTCCAATTCCTAAAGAATGTACTTATTCCCTCATTCAACTTGCCTTACTCTTCTTTAGAAAATTGATTCCTGGAGAAGGACTTGTAACTATAGGGAAATTTGGTCCTAATGTTCACCATTTATTGGACTTAATTCATCATTGTTATCTCCCAACAAGTCCACAAATTCACTCAAATGGaacagaaaaacatatgtacaATGTACTACATCTTCATGATATAGGGATCAAGTTCAAGAAAGCAATAAGTGATAGTGTCATGAATGTAAGATTCACCAAAGACAAAGTCTTGGAAATCCCATTATTGAAATTACACAACTACTCTGagattttattcaaaaatatggtgGCAATGGAGCAATGTGATACCTTTAAAAGTGGCACGAAGCACGTCACGTCTTATGTTTACCTCATGAAAAGTCTTGTAAGGTCTGCAGATGATGCAAGCTATTTGAGACAAAGGGAGATTTTGAATAGCAGTTTGTATAATGATGAAGAGATTTTTCAACTGATGCTGAGGCTTCATGTGGAGCACTTTGATGTCATGGATTTCTATTATAGTGGACTTTGTGAGAAAGTTGATGGTTACAAGAATAAAACTAAGTGGAAAGAATGCTGCCAGAAAATTAGCTATGTATATAAGAAGACTGCCAAAAGAATTTCATGCTAA
- the LOC129883623 gene encoding uncharacterized protein LOC129883623: MGAQEKSSNSNNPMQRVKVYRLNDDGKWDDQGTGHVTVDYIERSEDLGLLVADEEDHETLLLHRISADDIYRKQEDTIISWRDSEYSTELALSFQETTGCSYIWDHICSVQRNMHFSSLNNETFHSINSDLKELPPVELSTLPLILKTVVESGIADQLRVTELILHDQDFFRKLMDLFRISEDLENIENLHIIFKIVRGIMLLNSTQIFEKIFGDELIIDIIGCLEYDPDAPRVHHRNFLKEHVVFKEAISIKDPIVLSKIHQTYRVGYLKDAILPRVLDDAIVANLNSIIHSNNAVVVSLLKDDSTFIQDLLGKLKLPTTSAESKKKLVHFLHEFCTLSKSLQVVQQHRLFRDLVNEGIFDIIADVLESQDKKLVLTGTDILILFLNQDPNLLRSYVIRQEGLALFGLLVKGMLTDFEDDMHCQFLEILRSLLDSYASGSQRETIVEIFYEKHLSQLIDVITSSCPTDGITQTVSNSESSDGGTGKQNSFKPEILLNICDLLCFCIVHHPYRIKCNFLLNDVIDNVLFLTRRKEKYLVVAAVRFMRTLISRNDEHLMNYIAKHNLLKPVVDVFVANGDRYNLLNSAVLELFEHIRKDNMKILLKYLVDSFWDELVKFEKLTSIHSLKIKYEQSLDCSGTRSVGNLLDDPRKRVDDRGLEKEEEEYFNEDSDEEDSASASVTNASRAQSQPALPNGSAPSVSPVRSGGLVDYDDDEDDEDYKPPPRKQSDNFDEDGSVESFPLKRKLSQKEEPEPKRLQRIAKGSKSRDSVFAALCSTLSQAVLPSKKMGSTAQDGPCSDGDEKSVESNHDEKGNSTDNGSSDLDNHGHREPNGPKSYSESMHSSPDNRQGGDDYPLIPPKSSPEMAVNGS; this comes from the exons ATGGGTGCTCAAGAGAAGTCATCAAACTCTAATAATCCGATGCAG CGTGTAAAGGTCTATCGCCTGAATGACGATGGGAAATGGGATGATCAAGGAACAGGTCATGTTACTGTAGATTATATAGAG AGATCAGAAGATCTAGGATTGCTTGTAGCTGATGAAGAAGATCATGAGACTTTGCTCCTGCACCGTATCAGTGCAGATGATATCTATCGGAAGCAAGAAG ATACAATTATATCTTGGAGGGATTCGGAGTATTCAACTGAACTAGCTCTTAGCTTTCAAGAGACGACTGGTTGCTCCTATATATG GGACCATATATGTAGCGTGCAAAGGAACATGCACTTCAGTAGTCTTAACA ATGAGACATTTCATAGTATCAACAGTGATTTGAAGGAGTTGCCCCCTGTTGAGCTTTCTACGCTTCCCTTGATATTAAAG ACAGTTGTAGAGAGTGGCATTGCTGATCAGTTGCGTGTTACCGAACTAATATTGCACGAT CAAGATTTTTTCCGTAAGCTGATGGATTTATTTAGGATCTCCGAAGATCTGGAGAACATTGAGAATCTTcacattattttcaaaatagtGAGAGGAATCA TGCTGCTCAATAGCACTCAgatctttgaaaaaatatttggtgATGAGCTGATAATAGATATTATTGGGTGTCTTGAAT ATGATCCAGATGCTCCTCGTGTTCACCATCGAAATTTTCTCAAAGAGCATGTGGTCTTTAAGGAG GCTATATCTATTAAAGATCCGATAGTCCTTTCAAAGATACATCAAACATACCGAGTTGGCTATCTTAAG GATGCCATTTTGCCTCGAGTGTTGGATGATGCCATAGTTGCAAACCTTAATTCCATAATCCATTCAAACAATGCAGTT GTTGTATCTCTCTTAAAAGATGATAGCACCTTCATTCAGGATTTGCTTGGAAAGTTGAAGTTACCTACTACATCTGCGGAGTCGAAGAAAAAATTG GTGCACTTTTTGCATGAGTTTTGTACTTTGAGTAAGAGTTTGCAGGTGGTCCAGCAACATCGTCTATTTAG GGATCTTGTCAACGAAGGCATATTCGATATCATAGCTGATGTTTTGGAGAGCCAAGACAAAAAGCTAGTCCTGACGGG GACAGACATCCTTATTCTTTTCTTGAATCAAGATCCAAATCTTCTGCGGTCTTATGTAATTCGTCAGGAAGGTCTTGCTCTGTTTGGGCTGCTG GTCAAAGGTATGCTAACAGATTTTGAGGATGATATGCACTGCCAGTTTCTTGAAATTCTGCGCAGTCTCTTGGATTCATATGCATCAGGATCACAG AGAGAGACCATTGTTGAAATCTTCTACGAGAAGCACCTAAGTCAACTCATTGATGTTATAACATCATCCTGCCCGACGGATGGTATCACACAAACCGTCAGTAACTCTGAGAGCTCCGATGGAGGAACTGGAAAGCAAAATAGTTTCAAACCTGAAATACTACTAAATATTTGTGATCTCCTATGTTTTTGTATCGTGCACCATCCTTACAGAATAAA GTGCAACTTTCTTCTTAATGATGTGATAGATAATGTTCTGTTTCTGACACGAAGAAAAGAGAAGTACTTGGTAGTTGCTGCTGTTAGATTTATGAGAACTCTTATTTCCCGCAAT GATGAGCATTTGATGAACTACATAGCAAAGCACAATCTCCTAAAACCAGTTGTTGATGTCTTTGTTGCTAATGGAGATCGCTACAATCTTCTAAACTCAGCTGTTCTTGAACTGTTTGAGCATATTCGTAAG GATAACATGAAGATATTGCTCAAGTATTTAGTCGACTCATTCTGGGATGAACTGGTCAAGTTTGAAAAGTTGACATCTATCCACTCTttgaaaattaaatatgaacAG TCCCTAGATTGTTCAGGAACGAGAAGTGTCGGCAATCTATTAGACGACCCTAGGAAACGAGTTGATGACCGTGgtttagaaaaagaagaagaagaatatttCAATGAAGACAG TGACGAGGAAGATTCTGCCTCTGCATCCGTGACTAATGCAAGTAGAGCACAGTCTCAGCCGGCCTTGCCTAATGGATCTGCTCCAAGCGTCTCACCTGTGAG ATCTGGGGGGCTTGttgattatgatgatgatgaggatgATGAAGATTATAAGCCACCACCTAGGAAGCAATCAGATAACTTTGATGAAGATGGGTCAGTGGAGTCTTTCCCGTTGAAACGTAAGCTATCACAGAAAGAAGAGCCAGAGCCAAAAAGGTTGCAGCGAATTGCTAAAGGTTCAAAGTCTCGAGACAGTGTTTTTGCTGCTTTATGCTCAACCTTAAGTCAAGCAGTTTTACCCTCAAAAAAGATGGGTAGTACAGCACAAGATGGTCCATGCTCAGATGGAGACGAGAAATCTGTCGAGTCCAACCATGATGAGAAAGGGAATTCTACTGATAATGGGAGTTCTGATTTGGATAATCATGGCCACCGTGAACCAAATGGTCCTAAAAGTTATTCTGAAAGCATGCACAGTTCTCCTGATAATAGGCAGGGAGGAGACGACTATCCATTAATACCTCCAAAATCATCGCCTGAAATGGCTGTAAATGGATCATGA